The proteins below are encoded in one region of Gemmatimonadota bacterium:
- a CDS encoding DUF58 domain-containing protein, whose protein sequence is MIPRQILQKIRQIEIRTKHLVNDVFSGEYHSVFKGRGMEFAEVREYEPGDEIRSIDWNVTARLGRPYIKRFIEERELTVILMADVSASGHFGTVNQMKSEITAEICALLAFAAIQNNDRVGLLMFTDQIEKFIPPKKGRTHILRVIREVLYTQPGHTGTDLTQALEYLNRLLTRRSIVFILSDFLTENYMKPLRVASKRHDVVAVTITDPRELSLPGVGLIELQDAETGEEVLVDTGDAGWRRQYAEYNEALREARDQQFRVNGVDAIHIRTDEPYIDPLLQFFKLRERKFAR, encoded by the coding sequence CAAGCATCTCGTGAACGACGTGTTCAGCGGCGAGTACCACAGCGTCTTCAAGGGACGCGGCATGGAGTTCGCCGAGGTGCGCGAATACGAGCCGGGCGACGAGATCCGGTCGATCGACTGGAACGTAACGGCCCGCCTGGGACGTCCCTATATCAAGCGCTTCATCGAGGAACGGGAGCTGACGGTCATACTCATGGCCGACGTCAGCGCATCGGGCCACTTCGGCACGGTGAACCAGATGAAGAGCGAGATCACCGCGGAGATCTGCGCGCTGCTGGCCTTCGCGGCGATCCAGAACAACGACCGCGTCGGCCTGCTCATGTTCACCGACCAGATCGAGAAGTTCATCCCGCCGAAGAAGGGACGGACCCACATCCTGCGGGTGATCCGGGAAGTGCTTTACACACAGCCGGGTCATACCGGCACCGACCTCACGCAGGCGCTGGAATACCTGAACCGGCTGCTGACGCGCCGGAGCATCGTCTTCATCCTGTCCGATTTCCTGACCGAAAACTACATGAAGCCCCTGCGCGTGGCCAGCAAGCGGCACGACGTGGTCGCCGTCACGATCACGGACCCGAGGGAACTCAGCCTGCCCGGCGTTGGCCTGATCGAGCTGCAGGACGCGGAGACGGGAGAAGAGGTGCTCGTCGACACCGGCGACGCCGGTTGGCGCAGGCAGTATGCCGAATACAACGAAGCCCTCCGCGAAGCGCGCGACCAGCAGTTCAGGGTGAACGGCGTAGACGCCATCCACATCCGCACGGACGAGCCCTACATCGATCCGCTGCTGCAGTTCTTCAAGCTGCGCGAACGCAAATTCGCGCGGTGA
- a CDS encoding DUF4381 family protein produces the protein MRRHAVRRSFFLATVLVAVATDPVDTGAFPGPQEGDSGFSIEASVDRDRITVGDPFLYRVTVKSPGNSAIEWPESGTPPEGFDLLSFEHAGPLSGPGDANIDLLRYELTLYRTGEHSIPPFALKCVLSDGTELSAESEAIPFSVVSVIDDDAADIRDLKSPVDIPGGAPWYYWLVAGLVLLAVAAAVFLYIRRRRKREDPQGTVPEIERPPEEIAMEELERLALKEWLAKGRVKAHYSALSEILRRYLSGRYGIAAMEFTTSELLTALNARQVGHEESRVVRELFEECDMVKFARFTPETHRQSLSLRVGREIVELTRPPVVSEVTEPAKD, from the coding sequence GTGAGGCGGCATGCGGTGAGGCGTTCCTTTTTTCTCGCCACCGTCCTGGTGGCCGTCGCGACGGACCCGGTCGACACCGGAGCCTTCCCCGGACCGCAGGAAGGAGATTCCGGGTTTTCGATCGAGGCCTCGGTGGACCGCGACCGGATTACCGTGGGCGATCCCTTCCTGTACCGGGTCACCGTGAAGAGTCCCGGCAACTCCGCGATCGAATGGCCGGAATCCGGGACGCCTCCTGAAGGTTTCGATCTCCTGTCCTTCGAGCATGCAGGACCCCTGTCCGGACCCGGCGACGCGAACATCGATCTGCTCCGGTACGAACTCACCCTGTACCGGACCGGCGAGCATTCCATCCCGCCCTTTGCGCTCAAGTGCGTCTTGTCGGATGGCACCGAGTTATCCGCCGAATCAGAGGCCATTCCGTTTTCCGTCGTCAGCGTAATAGACGATGATGCCGCGGATATACGCGATCTGAAATCCCCGGTGGACATCCCCGGCGGGGCGCCCTGGTACTACTGGCTGGTCGCCGGACTGGTGTTGCTCGCCGTCGCGGCGGCCGTCTTCCTGTACATCAGGCGCCGGAGGAAACGGGAGGACCCGCAGGGTACGGTCCCGGAGATCGAACGCCCGCCCGAAGAGATCGCCATGGAAGAACTGGAACGGCTGGCCCTGAAGGAGTGGCTGGCAAAGGGACGCGTGAAAGCCCACTATTCCGCGCTTTCGGAAATCCTGCGCCGGTACCTGTCCGGGCGCTACGGGATAGCCGCGATGGAATTCACGACCTCCGAGCTGCTGACGGCATTGAACGCGCGCCAGGTCGGCCACGAAGAATCCCGGGTCGTCCGGGAACTTTTCGAAGAATGCGACATGGTCAAATTCGCCAGGTTCACGCCGGAAACGCATCGGCAGTCGCTTTCGCTGCGGGTAGGACGGGAGATCGTCGAGCTGACACGTCCGCCCGTAGTATCGGAAGTCACTGAGCCGGCAAAGGACTGA
- a CDS encoding DUF4340 domain-containing protein — protein MSGGRYTIVLAVILGLLAAVFFLFVLEEEEVAVAERVFELNAEEVVEIRVAVDGAVTTLEKVPLEGWVITDPVRYAADPDIVVTLLREFSALSPARTIADSAEVLSEYGLERPSASVEVIRGLDTPMVLLLGDVNPTGAAHYAVEQGTRQVFLISTQINGNLRKTTDALRDRRLMRVEQDEVEEIVLEKGGRRVVLRLDPFGTWRVEAPYRLPAERDEVINALGTIINATAIAFIDDAPSSLAGYGLADPVMTATVKSGDGSVLHTLSLGNEEMGQVYAMTSERRNVYSVSTSITRQLDREPDFYRRLTAFDFQSYRVPTFSMNIGDENVTLVKHAFEDWRMTSPYALRANDQFITAMLDSLEIMRVRDHIPATAANSAAYGFEQPVARLSLTIDDRVNLQEILVGTDSGDGLYTYVMDPAEEWIYAVDATSLRRMPGSAIELRDNKILRFKGYEVHMFEVVTPDDRLRVRRDQKQRVVWKLEEPSTGDADAISVGRAFSELDSLYSEAFVTADPEADLATFGLDRPVMELTLQVGGRDNVPEERISLLVGSSLPGDESLVYVKQRNSPVVSLARAGFIARINEMVAQTSKS, from the coding sequence GTGAGCGGTGGACGGTACACGATCGTGCTGGCCGTGATCCTGGGATTGCTGGCGGCCGTTTTCTTCCTCTTCGTGCTCGAGGAAGAAGAAGTCGCGGTAGCCGAGCGGGTGTTCGAGCTCAACGCGGAAGAGGTCGTCGAGATCAGGGTGGCCGTGGACGGCGCGGTCACTACGCTCGAGAAGGTCCCGCTGGAAGGCTGGGTGATTACCGATCCGGTCCGTTACGCGGCGGACCCGGACATCGTGGTTACGCTGCTGCGTGAATTCTCCGCCCTGTCCCCGGCCCGGACCATCGCCGATTCAGCGGAGGTCCTATCGGAGTACGGTCTCGAGCGACCGTCGGCGTCCGTCGAGGTCATCCGGGGTCTCGACACGCCCATGGTATTGCTGCTGGGAGACGTGAACCCGACGGGCGCGGCCCACTACGCCGTGGAACAGGGCACGCGGCAGGTGTTTCTCATCTCCACGCAGATCAATGGGAACCTGCGCAAGACGACCGATGCGCTGCGGGACCGCAGGCTGATGCGGGTCGAACAGGACGAGGTGGAGGAGATTGTCCTCGAAAAAGGCGGCCGCCGCGTCGTCCTCAGGCTGGACCCCTTCGGGACCTGGCGCGTGGAAGCGCCCTACCGGCTGCCGGCGGAGCGCGATGAAGTGATCAACGCGTTGGGTACAATCATCAACGCCACGGCCATTGCCTTCATCGACGACGCGCCGTCTTCGCTTGCAGGATACGGCCTGGCGGATCCGGTGATGACGGCGACCGTGAAATCCGGCGACGGCAGCGTACTCCATACGCTTTCACTGGGCAATGAGGAGATGGGCCAGGTCTACGCCATGACCAGCGAGAGACGCAACGTGTACTCGGTCTCGACGTCGATCACGCGGCAACTGGACCGGGAGCCCGACTTTTATCGGCGCCTCACGGCCTTCGATTTCCAGTCCTACAGGGTCCCCACTTTTTCGATGAACATCGGAGACGAGAACGTGACGCTGGTCAAGCATGCCTTCGAGGACTGGCGGATGACGTCGCCCTACGCGCTGAGAGCGAACGACCAGTTCATCACGGCCATGCTGGACAGCCTGGAGATCATGCGCGTGCGGGACCACATCCCGGCGACGGCCGCGAACAGCGCGGCGTACGGTTTCGAGCAACCGGTCGCCCGCCTTTCGCTTACGATCGATGACCGGGTGAACCTCCAGGAAATCCTGGTCGGGACGGACTCCGGAGACGGGCTGTACACCTACGTCATGGATCCGGCGGAAGAATGGATCTACGCGGTGGACGCTACAAGCCTGCGGCGCATGCCGGGCTCCGCGATCGAGTTGCGCGACAACAAGATCCTGCGGTTCAAGGGCTACGAGGTACACATGTTCGAAGTGGTCACGCCCGACGACCGGCTGCGGGTGCGCCGCGACCAGAAGCAGCGAGTCGTGTGGAAACTGGAAGAGCCTTCAACGGGCGACGCGGACGCGATTTCGGTCGGCCGGGCTTTCAGCGAACTGGATTCATTGTATTCGGAGGCCTTCGTTACGGCGGACCCCGAAGCGGACCTGGCCACCTTCGGACTGGACCGGCCGGTCATGGAACTTACGTTGCAGGTCGGGGGCCGGGACAACGTGCCGGAAGAACGCATTTCGCTCCTGGTAGGCAGCTCCCTTCCCGGGGACGAAAGCCTGGTTTACGTCAAGCAAAGGAACAGCCCCGTCGTGTCCCTGGCCAGGGCCGGGTTCATAGCCCGGATCAACGAAATGGTCGCCCAGACATCGAAATCGTGA
- a CDS encoding ATP-binding cassette domain-containing protein — MIEVKDLTKKYGNFTAVRDVSFEVEKGEILGFLGPNAAGKTTTMRVLTCFMPATAGTARVAGFDTFRQSLDVRRRVGYLPENVPLYLDMRVRPYLEFIAKIKDIPSRDRRRAVNRVIELAALEEVEHRIVGHCSKGFRQRVGLAQALIHDPDVLILDEPTNGLDPKQINEVREVIKGLAGDHTIILSSHILPEVSKTCERVVIIDQGRIVAGDTPANLDARLRGSQSISAQIRGPVSEVMDLLKEKDGVVDVKTRSSIGDGLWQYDIDVVPGRDLRSEVASSVVGKNWDLVELTTAGMSLEEIFLELTTQEEEGG, encoded by the coding sequence GTGATAGAAGTTAAGGACCTGACCAAGAAGTACGGCAATTTCACCGCGGTCCGGGACGTGAGTTTCGAGGTCGAAAAGGGCGAAATCCTCGGGTTCCTCGGACCGAACGCCGCGGGCAAGACCACGACCATGCGGGTGCTGACGTGCTTCATGCCCGCGACGGCCGGCACCGCCCGGGTGGCGGGGTTCGACACGTTCCGTCAATCCCTCGACGTGCGCCGCAGGGTGGGATACCTGCCGGAGAACGTGCCCCTCTACCTGGACATGCGGGTCCGCCCTTACCTGGAGTTCATCGCCAAGATCAAGGACATCCCGTCCCGTGATCGCCGAAGGGCCGTCAACCGCGTGATAGAGCTGGCCGCCCTTGAAGAAGTCGAGCACCGGATCGTCGGCCACTGTTCCAAGGGGTTTCGCCAGCGGGTGGGCCTGGCCCAGGCGCTGATCCACGATCCGGACGTCCTGATCCTGGACGAGCCGACCAACGGCCTCGACCCCAAGCAGATCAACGAGGTCCGGGAGGTGATCAAGGGCCTGGCCGGGGACCATACCATCATTCTGAGCAGCCATATTCTGCCCGAGGTGAGCAAGACCTGCGAGCGCGTGGTCATCATCGACCAGGGCCGGATCGTGGCCGGGGACACGCCGGCCAACCTGGATGCGCGGCTGCGGGGATCGCAGTCCATCTCGGCACAGATCCGGGGACCGGTCAGCGAGGTGATGGACCTGTTGAAGGAAAAGGACGGCGTCGTGGACGTGAAGACCAGGTCTTCCATCGGCGACGGCCTTTGGCAGTACGACATCGACGTCGTGCCGGGACGGGATCTCCGTTCCGAGGTGGCATCGTCGGTGGTCGGAAAAAACTGGGACCTCGTGGAACTCACCACGGCCGGCATGAGCCTGGAGGAGATCTTCCTCGAGCTGACGACCCAGGAAGAGGAGGGCGGCTGA
- a CDS encoding ABC transporter permease subunit, whose translation MQGLLAIWGRELKAYFISPIFYALSTVFIFIVSFMFFYSLQSYTQYFMQVAQYPTMMERININEMIMRPLFNTMSFVAVLTLMPMLTMRVFSEEKKTGTIELLLTSPVRDWHVILGKFLAAFTLYTAMIGLTLIYPMVLQVYGDPDWGPIWAGYLGLVLLGGGVITIGLFASSLTENQIVAAVICFGAALILWMMDVAAESMTGMLGEVVGYLSVLRHYNTFEKGIIDSTDCLFFLSFIFLGLFITVRSVESTRWRG comes from the coding sequence ATGCAGGGATTGCTGGCCATCTGGGGCCGTGAATTGAAGGCCTATTTCATTTCACCCATATTCTACGCCCTTTCGACCGTGTTTATTTTTATCGTAAGCTTCATGTTTTTCTATAGCTTACAGAGTTACACCCAGTATTTCATGCAGGTCGCGCAGTACCCGACGATGATGGAGCGCATCAACATCAACGAGATGATCATGCGCCCGCTGTTCAATACCATGAGTTTCGTGGCCGTGCTGACACTCATGCCCATGCTCACCATGCGGGTATTTTCCGAGGAGAAGAAGACCGGTACGATCGAGCTGCTGCTGACCTCTCCGGTCCGCGACTGGCACGTGATCCTGGGCAAGTTCCTGGCGGCCTTCACCCTGTACACGGCCATGATCGGGCTGACGCTCATCTACCCGATGGTGCTCCAGGTGTACGGCGATCCGGACTGGGGCCCCATTTGGGCCGGCTACCTCGGTCTCGTGCTCCTCGGGGGCGGCGTGATCACCATCGGGCTCTTTGCCTCCTCGCTGACGGAGAACCAGATCGTGGCCGCCGTGATCTGCTTCGGCGCCGCGCTCATACTCTGGATGATGGATGTAGCGGCGGAATCGATGACCGGCATGCTGGGCGAGGTGGTCGGATACCTGTCCGTGCTGAGGCACTACAATACCTTCGAGAAGGGGATCATCGACTCGACGGACTGCCTCTTTTTCCTGAGTTTCATCTTCCTGGGCCTGTTCATCACGGTCCGGTCGGTTGAATCGACGCGCTGGCGGGGTTGA